In Plasmodium malariae genome assembly, chromosome: 11, the following proteins share a genomic window:
- the PmUG01_11057300 gene encoding cyclin dependent kinase binding protein, putative, which yields MKECEYFSIYDEFFKDAKNFLNTITETNDNGPDSSSSGETSVDDKDGNCILKKGKKEKFLDFHLDIENNKVVWHEGIINDNINDGSCRGSSRGSSRGSGRGSSRGSGRGSNRGSGRGSNRGSGRGSSRGSGRGSGNGSSNGSCTNVTDSELNKNGFNPMYPSLNREAPKILLCYGKSHNMCLSYKLYYDNINQESTNVNYSLSIFRKKFSTYDYKAKEYNLEKKNENKIKSFLFRLAFWKRRAREEDLLFMDDGKKQIKYDGNNITYEHTEARMRKDKYYNADRSSNEVVIDHHHNRHLHYEHHRPHYHDRGNNHGNKKKVKDGLDEEKKRLTFNELKKKKKEKDKEKVKEKEKEKERIKKKGVSYEYLLTPSKHEYDAFCLFNPRFKQGKHHTVMFLQSYNVSIIPFVKPKKLKEEVNELFNEINPWIDKSLTLSKLRNLKIDIFNLINSIPEIDISTISCAWVFFERLVIKGYVHKCNRKLYAATCLILSLKFYQHDDIQILEKLLIYIQKLDKKENLTPSLIFSVEFLVYRLLDFSLQHTYENIRAHIHQYLESKELKFEDVYGISEDVYICSNYCKES from the exons ATGAAAGAGTGCGAATACTTTTCTATTTATGacgaattttttaaagatgcAAAAAATTTCCTGAACACTATCACTGAAACAAATGATAATGGGCCAGATAGTAGTAGCAGCGGTGAAACAAGTGTAGATGACAAGGATGGCAATTGTATATTGAAGaagggaaaaaaggaaaaatttcTTGATTTTCACCTGGACATTGAAAACAACAAGGTCGTATGGCACGAGGGTATTATTAACGATAACATCAATGATGGTAGTTGTAGAGGTAGTAGTAGAGGTAGTAGTAGAGGTAGTGGTAGAGGCAGTAGTAGAGGTAGTGGTAGAGGTAGTAATAGAGGTAGTGGTAGAGGTAGTAATAGAGGTAGTGGTAGAGGTAGTAGTAGAGGTAGTGGTAGAGGTAGTGGTAATGGCAGTAGTAACGGCAGCTGTACCAATGTTACTGATAGTGAGTTGAACAAAAACGGATTCAATCCAATGTACCCCTCTTTGAATAGAGAGGCACCGAAAATATTACTCTGTTACGGAAAGAGCCATAATATGTGTTTGTCATACAAACTTTATTACGATAATATTAATCAAGAGTCCacaaatgtaaattattcCTTGTCtatattcagaaaaaaattttctactTATGATTATAAGGCAAAGGAatataatttagaaaaaaaaaatgaaaataaaataaaaagttttttgTTTAGATTAGCATTTTGGAAAAGGAGAGCACGTGAGGAGGATCTTCTTTTTATGGACGATGGAaagaaacaaataaaatatgatggAAACAATATAACATATGAACATACGGAAGCTCGTATGAGGaaagataaatattacaatGCGGATAGGAGCAGTAATGAAGTAGTTATAGATCACCATCACAATCGTCATCTACATTATGAACATCATCGTCCGCATTATCATGATCGCGGCAATAATCATggtaataagaaaaaagtaaaagacgGACTGgatgaggaaaaaaaaagactaaCTTTCAACgagttgaaaaaaaaaaaaaaa gaaaaagataaggaaaaagtgaaagaaaaagaaaaagaaaaggaaagaataaagaaaaaaggagtatcttatgaatatttattaaccCCAAGTAAACATGAGTATGAtgcattttgtttatttaatcCACGATTTAAACAAGGAAAACACCACACAGTTATGTTTCTGCAGAGTTATAATGTATCCATTATTCCATTTGTTaaaccaaaaaaattaaaagaagaagtgaatgaattatttaatgaaataaatccATGGATTGATAAATCATTAACTTTATCAAAATTAAGGAATTTGAAAATTGACATTTTTAACTTAATAAATAGTATCCCAGAGATAGACATTTCTACCATATCCTGTGCATGGGTATTTTTTGAAAGATTAGTAATAAAAGGGTATGTTCATAAATgtaatagaaaattatatgcaGCTACTTGTCTTATTTTATCCTTGAAGTTTTATCAACATGATGATATTCAAATTTTGGAAAAGTTATTAATCTATATTCAAAAGTTAGAtaagaaagaaaatttaacgccatctttaatattttcagtCGAGTTTTTAGTTTATCGTTTACTCGATTTCTCTCTACAACATACCTATGAAAATATTCGAGCCCACATACATCAGTACTTGGAATCAAAG GAATTAAAGTTTGAAGACGTATATGGTATTAGTGAAGACGTGTACATATGCTCAAACTACTGCAAGGAATCATAA
- the PmUG01_11057400 gene encoding calcium-binding protein, putative — MDEQEKEGKRKESTYKYLNSDEINNLEYIFNKVKKNKNENVSIQNLQKFLLNSHNKDICEDLLDFFHIYGSTISLDDFLNCLNCDINEFKSKEKMKNLFELIDTNKRGFISYKNFMEAAKEFENEFNEQTLKNIFNIIDLSNSDRMLFEDFKNSISNI; from the coding sequence ATGGATGAACAAGAAAAGGAGGGGAAAAGAAAGGAAAGCACctacaaatatttaaactcagatgaaataaataatttggagtacattttcaataaagtaaaaaaaaataaaaatgaaaatgtatcTATTCagaatttacaaaaatttctCCTGAACAGTcataataaagatatatgcGAGGATTTGCTAgacttttttcatatatatggtaGTACTATAAGCTTAGATGATTTTCTAAATTGTCTTAATTGTGATATAAATGAATTCAAAtcgaaagaaaaaatgaaaaatttatttgagTTGATAGACACAAATAAAAGAGGTTTTATATCGTATAAGAATTTCATGGAGGCAGCCAAGGAGTTTGAAAATGAGTTTAACGAACAGAcgctaaaaaatatatttaacataattGACCTGAGCAACAGCGACAGGATGCTTTTCGAGGACTTCAAGAACTCCATATCAAACATTTAG
- the PmUG01_11057500 gene encoding serine/threonine protein kinase, putative, protein MNDSISSPIKATCRDMALKSSLHSFTFSLKDFDIAGFLGDGAHGSVFLACERRTNFICVLKCISKSHLVKSTQEALLRKEIELQAHLKHPHIACMYTWFHTNSHVFFVMEYCSNGDLFTYLNEHGPFAEKKVAEMLFEIIWAIRTCHDKRIAHLDLKPENVLVNHEEKCKLADFGLSAHIGSKHKKKGISHYRGTHDYWSPEQCARHQKKKQNFGEFDQKTDIWTLGILAFELKFGRPPFGSTNEERENIIMNRIQDYHWSQLFCENVKQDLIDKLSPEFKDFLNLCLDKNPKKRPTAESLIQHPFIFVHNKNRPCIKSYATQPRGKQGPKLSHKGFNEQDGSFLTPIWFHNK, encoded by the exons ATGAACGACTCAATTAGCAGCCCAATCAAGGCCACATGCAGAGACATGGCCTTAAAAAGCAGCCTGCACTCCTTCACCTTCAGCTTAAAAGACTTTGACATAGCTGGATTTTTA GGGGATGGGGCACATGGTAGCGTTTTCTTAGCTTGTGAAAGGAGGACAAACTTTATTTGCGTGTTGAAGTGTATATCGAAGTCTCATCTAGTTAA GAGTACACAGGAAGCATTGCTAAGGAAGGAAATAGAATTGCAGGCTCATTTAAAACACCCACATATAGCATG CATGTACACGTGGTTTCACACGAACAGTCATGTATTTTTCGTTATGGAATATTGTTCGAATGGCGATTTGTTTACGTATTTGAATGAACATGGACCTTTTgctgaaaaaaaagtagctGAGATGCTATTTGAAATAATATGGGCTATAAGGACATGCCATGATAAAAGAATAGCACATTTGGATTTGAAACCAGAAAATGTATTAGTGAATCatgaagaaaaatgtaaGCTAGCTGATTTTGGTTTATCAGCACATATAGGAtcaaaacataaaaaaaaaggaatatccCATTATAGAGGAACACATGATTATTGGTCTCCTGAACAATGTGCAAGGcatcaaaaaaagaaacaaaattttGGTGAATTTGATCAAAAAACAGATATATGGACCCTTGGAATTTTAGCTTTTGAATTGAAATTTGGTAGACCTCCATTTGGTTCAACAAATgaagaaagagaaaatattatcatGAATAGAATACAGGATTATCATTGGAGTCAATTGTTTTgtgaaaatgtaaaacaaGATTTAATAGATAAATTATCACCAGAATTTaaagattttttaaatttatgtttaGACAAAAATCCAAAAAAAAGACCTACTGCCGAATCACTTATTCAACATCCctttatttttgttcataataaaaatagaccATGTATTAAATCCTATGCTACTCAACCTAGAGGTAAGCAAGGACCTAAACTAAGTCATAAGGGTTTTAATGAGCAGGATGGATCTTTCCTTACACCCATTTGGTTTCACAATAAATGA
- the PmUG01_11057600 gene encoding conserved Plasmodium protein, unknown function gives MIPTPVSKKIRSRLNLSIQKKPHFLFRQNLLFDKREKWEPKLRKGYPEFAKQFDILNRQVTGFRKYRPPIVKKEEIKKNYDISNFHEVKSKFRFEINGFFEDGGNVFCEELYRTARRMFIVGWIKCRSRFAMGHFQGDSYAISYLRHWFDMYSSEKNKIEKLKVFDENHGIPTFDYYNITVVKDYRTPAKKKMHHIQSQDFLKTKALFNLK, from the exons ATGATACCCACACCAgtttctaaaaaaataagaagtaGGTTGAATTTGTCTATTCAGAAAAAGcctcattttttatttcggcaaaatttattatttgacAAACGGGAAAAATGGGAACCAAAATTGAGGAAAGGTTATCCCGAATTTGCAAAGCAGTTCGACATTTTGAATCGACAG GTTACGGGGTTTCGAAAATACAGACCACCGATTGtgaaaaaagaggaaataaaaaaaaattatgatataagTAATTTTCACGAAGTAAAATCGAAATTTAGGTTTGAGATCAACGGATTTTTTGAAG atGGTGGAAACGTTTTTTGTGAAGAGTTGTATAGAACTGCAAGACGAATGTTCATAGTTGGCTGGATTAAATGTCGAAGTCGATTTGCCATGGGTCAC TTTCAAGGAGATTCTTATGCTATTTCCTACTTGAGACATTGGTTTGACATGTATTcatcagaaaaaaataaaattgaaaaattgaaagtaTTTGATGAGAACCATGGGATTCCTACTTTTGATTACTA TAATATTACAGTAGTGAAAGACTACAGAACACCtgcaaagaaaaaaatgcatcACATTCAG AGTCaggattttttaaaaacaaaggCACTAttcaatttaaaataa
- the PmUG01_11057700 gene encoding RNA-binding protein, putative — protein sequence MIKQKRSYARIDQEVDSSNNNSEEESAFKKQRNNSNSSNRSYGSLNDENDNDDRIINICPNNGTSTNTITTTTTTTTEMRIPYCLLLPNRAIGFVIGKSGNNVREIEKACGAIIKCQKEFDISVYPPPSEKILTIFGKKENKKKALELVLNKSKHVMDFHEEDGKESIVIIVPTRSIPIIIGQKGSKISSLSERSNCEINVHKDDVPGIKDKAIFIKSKKISKIIDCIGIIYDLLEDIVDNGILSLSEFPGVLKNSSGSTASSNNNVLANISNESTCNNSISTPNAAGNNNVSGFSNCSGMIGIGGVGSTPMNSNRMNSDVGGNVNGSVGGSVNNPNHHPNRGSTNISCTHSNNNNNNNNSNNNNNSSNNYNNGNSSMSFSKYGMKKNDNSYELMNGDDFDNFSVPRDKNLLLHKFGKEVSPCVIRFVLDVETTAWIIGKSGCHIKEIRTITGAGAVIVDAPDNIENVKTCDRILTLSGSAENKFNALKLIVRQMEEREKNINNPMRMLVPGKAASFLIGRKGSIIKYITEQSGSQIQVAKNKESENEKLVLISGSPESKILASVLVLQKLEEYENPQIAREGLLIPLNDIYYNTNTNMSTNMNSTKYANSKKGNTNPSDKAAMHNSKTIMRNGNNSSDHYHSAHYTSNNSGNTYGSSNYSGNHHSGAHNVNHNTSVNNAHPNYIHHNNSHHNNSNLNNYNNNSKHNGMDDNYDSNSNDINRSGNNYPYDENILNRSSSYANNNNNNNNYFKNPNDMKEKIEHMFLQQIYKSFPISSLPKILSVKQPYTIELNMPDVYLETFDSQNKNGKSLIEEIIEKSGCNISICTDSNDSSSYTFNLSITGSPLSNSLAILMIQAKIFQFDWF from the coding sequence ATGATAAAGCAAAAAAGGTCATACGCACGCATTGACCAGGAGGTAGACAGTAGTAACAACAATAGTGAGGAGGAGAGTGCTTTTAAAAAGCAacgtaataatagtaatagtagtaataggtCATATGGAAGtttaaatgatgaaaatgataatgatgataggataataaatatatgtccTAATAATGGCACATCTACTAATACTATTaccactactactactactactactgaaATGCGCATACCATATTGTCTGTTGTTACCAAATAGAGCCATAGGATTTGTAATTGGGAAGTCAGGTAATAATGTACGTGAAATTGAAAAGGCATGTGGagcaataataaaatgtcaGAAGGAATTTGATATATCTGTTTATCCACCTCCttctgaaaaaatattaacgatatttggtaaaaaagaaaataaaaaaaaagcattagAACTGgttttaaataaatcaaaacATGTAATGGATTTTCATGAAGAGGATGGAAAAGAATCCATAGTTATAATAGTACCTACTAGATCTATTCCTATCATAATTGGGCAAAAAGGATCAAAAATTTCTTCATTAAGTGAAAGATCTAACTGTGAAATTAATGTTCATAAGGATGATGTTCCAGGAATAAAGGATAAggcaatttttattaaatcaaaaaaaattagtaaaataattgatTGCATAGGTATTATATATGACTTATTAGAAGATATTGTTGATAATGGTATACTCTCGTTGTCTGAATTTCCTggtgttttaaaaaatagtagtGGTAGCACTGCaagtagtaacaataatgtTCTTGCTAATATATCTAATGAAAGCACTTGTAACAACAGCATAAGCACCCCTAACGCTGCgggaaataataatgtaagcGGTTTTAGTAATTGCAGTGGCATGATTGGCATAGGAGGTGTTGGAAGTACTCCCATGAACAGCAATCGTATGAATAGTGACGTTGGTGGTAACGTCAATGGCAGCGTTGGCGGTAGTGTAAATAACCCGAATCACCATCCAAACCGGGGGAGTACCAATATAAGTTGCACgcatagtaataataataataacaataacaactctaacaacaataataatagtagcaaTAATTACAACAATGGTAACAGCTCGATGAGCTTTTCGAAATACGGCATGAAAAAGAATGATAACTCTTATGAACTTATGAACGGCGATGATTTTGATAATTTCAGTGTACCAAGGGATAAAAATTTACTGCTTCATAAATTTGGTAAAGAAGTAAGTCCATGCGTAATTCGCTTTGTGTTGGATGTAGAAACCACTGCTTGGATAATTGGAAAATCAGGATGtcatataaaagaaattagaACCATAACAGGAGCAGGTGCAGTAATTGTAGATGCACCCGACAATATTGAAAATGTGAAAACGTGTGATCGGATTTTAACCTTGTCAGGTTCAgcagaaaataaatttaatgcattaaaattaatagtGAGACAAATggaagaaagagaaaaaaatattaacaatccTATGCGTATGTTAGTACCAGGAAAAGCAGCTAGCTTTTTAATAGGTCGAAAAGGATctatcataaaatatattactgaACAGTCAGGTTCTCAAATTCAAGttgcaaaaaataaagaaagtgaaaatgaaaaactgGTTTTAATTAGTGGTTCACCAGAATCAAAAATTCTAGCTTCTGTTTTggttttacaaaaattagaAGAATATGAAAATCCACAAATAGCTCGAGAGGGTCTCCTCATTCCGttaaatgatatatactACAATACTAATACGAATATGAGTACAAATATGAATAGTACTAAATATGCTAACagcaaaaaaggaaatactAATCCGTCGGACAAAGCGGCAATGCATAATAGTAAAACCATTATGCGTAACGGTAATAATAGCAGCGATCATTATCATTCAGCTCACTACACATCAAATAATAGCGGTAACACATATGGTAGTAGTAACTACTCTGGAAATCATCATAGCGGTGCTCATAATGTAAACCACAATACTAGTGTCAACAACGCGCATCCGAATTATATTCATCATAATAACTCTCATCACAATAATTCAAATctcaataattataataacaattCAAAACACAATGGTATGGATGATAACTATGATAGTAATAGCAACGATATTAATAGGTCAGGTAATAACTACCcatatgatgaaaatattCTGAACCGTAGTAGTAGCTAcgctaataataataataataataataattattttaaaaatccTAACGacatgaaagaaaaaattgagCATATGTTTTTGCAGCAAATTTATAAATCCTTTCCTATTTCATCGTTGCCAAAAATATTATCGGTTAAACAACCTTATACTATTGAATTGAATATGCCTGATGTTTACTTGGAAACATTTGATtctcaaaataaaaatggaaaatcgTTAATAGAAGAAATTATTGAAAAGTCAGGTtgtaatatttctatttgtACTGATTCTAATGATTCTTCTTCTTATACATTTAATCTATCCATCACAGGTTCCCCACTCTCAAACTCTTTAGCTATCCTTATGATCCAAGCGAAAATCTTTCAGTTCGACTGGTTTTAA
- the PmUG01_11057800 gene encoding 50S ribosomal protein L24, putative translates to MICSLFTSKISNHVLPSKVSNFFLLTVQVRNHKIIKPRNIIKLWKIKTGDEVKVISGKDKGKIGEVLCCDRFRNMVKVKGCNLRKLFIDNKFVYIEKKIHYSNVQLIDSFLKTNTKVCIRYTDDNQIIRISKKSGVVIPWPDDKKKEDEYEQVEENPLDTAPQEALKKTYDYKTDVKFMNILRQTVNKYNRELS, encoded by the coding sequence atgatTTGTTCCCTTTTTACGAGTAAAATTAGCAATCATGTATTGCCGAGCAAGGTGagtaacttttttttattaactgtTCAGGTGAGaaatcataaaataattaagccgcgaaatattattaaactATGGAAGATAAAAACAGGGGATGAAGTAAAAGTAATATCTGGAAAagataaaggaaaaattggAGAAGTGTTATGCTGTGATAGATTTAGAAATATGGTGAAAGTAAAAGGATGTAATTTAAGAAAACTTTTTATTGAcaataaatttgtttatattgaaaaaaaaattcattactCTAATGTTCAGTTAATTGATagctttttaaaaacaaatacaaaAGTATGTATTAGATATACAGATGATAATCAAATAATTCGCATATCAAAAAAGTCAGGAGTTGTTATACCATGGCctgatgataaaaaaaaagaagacgAGTATGAGCAAGTGGAAGAAAATCCATTGGATACTGCACCGCAGGAAGCTTTGAAAAAAACGTATGACTATAAAACTGatgtaaaatttatgaatatattacgACAGACCGTTAATAAGTACAACCGTGAGTTGTCTTAG
- the PmUG01_11057900 gene encoding conserved Plasmodium protein, unknown function yields the protein MDKLKNLLFVKNGNFSNAQIKLLAFTSLSMLILMVTGDGIQTPLGYVKHVKKEMEKEKEANESLEKRLLKELGYTTYHEWKRAGILPPDDKRNE from the exons ATGGACAAATTGAAAAACCTACTTTTTGtcaaaaatggaaatttttCC AACGCACAAATAAAGCTATTAGCTTTTACTTCTTTAAGCATGCTGATATTAATGGTAACGGGAGATGGCATACAAACCCCCTTGGGTTACGTCAAACATGTTAAgaaagaaatggaaaaagaaaaggaggCCAACGAATCACTTGAAAAGAGATTATTAAAAGAACTGGGATATACcac TTATCACGAATGGAAGAGGGCAGGCATTTTACCACCAGATGATAAACGAAACGAATAG